The following proteins are encoded in a genomic region of candidate division WOR-3 bacterium:
- a CDS encoding RES family NAD+ phosphorylase: MAFRKADRSWEPQTDRFHKKRSRSNRGRKSFGQTRTWRFSLKITSWRIVKKKFESSAFSGEGSRIYGGRWNSPGKKVVYTSESVSLALLEIAVHLNSKLLEDFFLIPVTFEDSFVKKVDLKDLPKNWRKFPAPVSLKRIGDLWYDKMNFPVLKVPSAVVTREFNYLLNTSHEKFRKILIGKPEIFEIDPRLIKSS, translated from the coding sequence ATGGCTTTCCGAAAAGCAGACCGGTCTTGGGAACCTCAGACCGATAGATTTCATAAAAAGCGAAGTAGGAGCAATAGAGGTCGAAAATCTTTTGGGCAGACTCGAACATGGCGTTTTTCCTTGAAGATAACTTCCTGGCGCATAGTTAAGAAAAAATTCGAATCATCGGCTTTTTCCGGAGAAGGTTCGAGAATATACGGCGGAAGGTGGAACAGTCCAGGGAAAAAAGTTGTGTACACCTCGGAGAGTGTTTCACTCGCACTGCTTGAAATCGCAGTCCATCTAAACAGTAAGTTATTGGAAGACTTTTTTTTAATACCGGTCACTTTTGAAGATTCCTTTGTGAAAAAGGTTGATCTGAAGGATTTGCCGAAGAACTGGAGAAAATTTCCGGCACCGGTGTCGTTGAAAAGAATCGGAGATTTGTGGTACGATAAAATGAATTTTCCGGTTCTAAAAGTTCCCAGTGCAGTCGTGACGAGGGAATTCAACTATCTTTTAAACACCTCACACGAAAAATTCAGGAAGATATTAATCGGCAAACCCGAAATTTTTGAAATTGATCCGCGGCTTATTAAAAGCAGTTGA